From Psychrobacillus sp. FSL K6-2836, a single genomic window includes:
- the prli42 gene encoding stressosome-associated protein Prli42, with protein sequence MRNQTFRKVIVYLMIFVMVMSTLLFGLSFVL encoded by the coding sequence ATGCGTAACCAAACATTTCGTAAAGTTATTGTCTATTTAATGATTTTTGTAATGGTCATGTCTACATTACTATTCGGTTTAAGCTTCGTCCTTTAA
- the mce gene encoding methylmalonyl-CoA epimerase → MEKIDHIGIAVKSIEESLPYYTDTLGLKLLHIEDVPSERVRVAFIDSGNVHLELLQPIDETSAIYSFIEKKGEGIHHIAFGVSDIQQRLDELKEKGVRLIQESAKAGAHGAQVAFIHPKASRGVLYELVDKTGGAK, encoded by the coding sequence ATGGAGAAAATTGATCATATTGGTATCGCAGTGAAAAGTATAGAAGAATCACTTCCTTATTACACAGATACATTGGGGTTAAAACTATTACATATTGAAGATGTTCCATCTGAAAGAGTTCGTGTAGCTTTTATCGATAGTGGCAATGTCCATTTAGAATTACTTCAACCGATCGATGAAACAAGTGCGATTTATTCATTCATAGAGAAAAAGGGTGAGGGAATTCATCATATTGCGTTTGGCGTTTCTGATATCCAACAGCGTTTGGACGAGCTGAAAGAAAAAGGCGTTCGTCTTATACAAGAATCGGCAAAAGCAGGTGCTCACGGTGCTCAGGTTGCATTTATACATCCAAAGGCGTCTCGTGGAGTACTTTACGAATTAGTCGATAAAACCGGGGGAGCGAAGTAA